A genomic segment from Syngnathus scovelli strain Florida chromosome 3, RoL_Ssco_1.2, whole genome shotgun sequence encodes:
- the ndufaf2 gene encoding NADH dehydrogenase [ubiquinone] 1 alpha subcomplex assembly factor 2 isoform X2, whose translation MGDSRDCEGGRLVRAKRMVEASNPAEYEYTEGSIPIEWDAWIRGRRKEAPSVEELMKNEAYREQIKLKATEVEEKDLALRTKEYDEGLVAIPSRTVAAGHAAATSFGKQELSKEPTSTANTFQPGSWRPNPKQEA comes from the exons ATGGGCGACTCTCGGGACTGCGAGGGAG GGAGACTCGTCCGTGCCAAGAGGATGGTGGAGGCCTCAAATCCCGCAGAGTACGAATATACGGAAGGCAGCATACCAATCGAGTGGGACG CTTGGATTCGAGGCAGACGGAAGGAGGCTCCCTCTGTAGAG GAGCTGATGAAGAATGAGGCCTACAGGGAGCAGATCAAGCTGAAGGccacggaagtggaggagaaagACTTGGCCCTGAGAACGAAGGAATACGATGAAGGCCTGGTGGCGATTCCATCCAGGACTGTGGCCGCGGGccatgcggccgccaccagcttTGGCAAGCAGGAGCTCAGCAAGGAGCCCACTAGCACCGCCAACACCTTCCAGCCGGGCTCCTGGCGTCCTAATCCCAAACAGGAAGCCTGA
- the ercc8 gene encoding DNA excision repair protein ERCC-8 has product MLDYLAARRAGLDDPLRLRRVEATRRVLSLQLNADRDVERIHANGVNTVDIEVIEGKYMLSGGADGVIVIYDLENFSGKPQYTCKAVSTIGRSSKHAHKFSVETVQWYPYDTGMFVSSSFDKTMKVWDTETLKPAEVFKFEGTVYSHHLSPIARKHSLIAVGTEYPKIQLCDLKSGSKIQVLQGHRAEVLSVRWSPRYEHILATASADSKVRVWDVRRASGCLFSLDQHNGDKSKGASEAANTAHNGRVNGLCFSSDGLHLLTSGTDDRMRLWNSATGENTLVNYGKVSNKSRKQRQLTVSRGCSPEFVFVPCGSSVAVYGLHTGELVTMLRGHFNYVDCCEFHPDHQELYSAGKDGNILAWVPVLRGPDVEEESDQDAAVRSSVDRAFQDNWSSDED; this is encoded by the exons ATGCTGGATTATTTGGCAGCAAGGCGTGCCGGTCTGGATGACCCTCTGCGACTCAGGCGGGTGGAGGCGACGAGAAG AGTACTAAGCCTGCAGTTGAATGCAGACAGGGATGTGGAGAGAATCCACGCAAATGGTGTCAATACCGTTGACATTGAAGTCATAGAAGGCAAATA CATGTTGTCTGGCGGTGCCGATGGAGTGATTGTCATCTATGACCTGGAGAACTTTAGTGGGAAACCGCAGTACACCTGCAAGGCTGTCTCCACCATTGGAAG GTCCAGCAAGCATGCCCACAAATTCAGCGTCGAGACGGTCCAGTGGTATCCTTACGACACTGGCATGTTTGTATCCAGCTCCTTTGACAAGACAATGAAGGTGTGGGACACAGAGACTCTTAAG CCCGCTGAAGTGTTTAAGTTTGAAGGCACCGTCTACAGCCACCACCTGTCACCCATCGCTAGAAAGCACAGTCTCATCGCAG TTGGCACCGAATATCCTAAAATACAGCTGTGTGACCTGAAGTCCGGTTCAAAGATCCAAGTTCTGCAGG GTCATAGAGCAGAGGTCCTGTCTGTGCGATGGTCACCCAGATACGAACATATCCTAGCCACTGCCAG TGCTGACAGCAAAGTGAGAGTGTGGGATGTGCGTCGGGCATCAGGTTGCCTATTTTCGTTGGACCAGCACAATGGAGACAAATCAAAAGGCGCTTCTGAGGCAG CAAACACAGCCCACAACGGCCGAGTGAACGGCCTGTGCTTCTCAAGCGACGGCCTGCACCTCCTCACGTCTGGGACCGATGATCGCATGCGATTGTGGAACAGCGCCACAGGGGAAAACACCCTG GTGAACTACGGGAAAGTGAGCAACAAGAGCCGCAAGCAGCGTCAGTTGACGGTGTCGCGGGGCTGCAGTCCGGAGTTTGTGTTTGTGCCGTGCGGTAGCTCAGTCGCCGTGTATGGCCTCCACACGGGTGAGCTGGTCACCATGCTGCGGGGTCACTTCAACTACGTGGACTGCTGCGAGTTCCACCCGGACCACCAG GAGTTGTACAGTGCAGGTAAAGACGGTAATATACTTGCATGGGTTCCGGTTCTACGTGGCCCGGATGTGGAGGAAGAGTCAGATCAG GATGCTGCAGTGAGGTCGTCAGTGGACCGCGCTTTCCAGGACAACTGGAGCAGCGATGAAGACTAA
- the elovl7a gene encoding elongation of very long chain fatty acids protein 7a, with product MELHDIKSSVSHMYDDFIRNADSRTENWLLMASPVMQNIIIMAYIYFVVSLGPRIMEKRKAFDLKGVLVVYNFSVVALSLYMCYEFVMSGWGTGYSFRCDLVDYSDSPQATRMAETCWLYYFSKFIEMLDTVFFVLRKKNSQVTFLHVFHHSIMPFTWWFGVRFSAGGMGTFHAVLNCVVHVIMYTYYGLTALGPKYQKYLWWKKYLTTIQLIQFVMVTTHISQYFFIQDCAYKFPIFIYIIGLYGLIFLFLFLNFWYHAYTKGKRLPKVLQAQMWAHHSNGVMNGNANHTKEE from the exons ATGGAACTGCATGATATCAAGTCTTCAGTTTCGCACATGTATGATGACTTCATCCGGAACGCAG ACTCTCGTACGGAGAACTGGCTGCTCATGGCATCTCCCGTCATGCAgaacatcatcatcatggcGTACATCTACTTCGTCGTATCACTGGGACCCCGCATCATGGAGAAGCGTAAAGCTTTTGACCTCAAAGGGGTTCTGGTGGTGTACAACTTCAGCGTGGTGGCACTCTCGCTCTACATGTGCTACGAG TTTGTCATGTCGGGATGGGGAACAGGATACTCCTTCCGCTGTGATCTCGTTGACTACTCTGACTCGCCACAAGCTACAAGG ATGGCAGAAACGTGCTGGCTTTACTATTTCTCCAAGTTCATCGAGATGTTGGACACG GTTTTCTTTGTGCTgaggaagaaaaacagccaggtGACATTTCTTCACGTGTTCCATCATTCTATTATGCCGTTTACCTGGTGGTTTGGTGTTCGCTTTTCTGCAG GTGGTATGGGAACTTTTCACGCAGTGCTCAACTGTGTCGTCCATGTCATCATGTACACTTACTACGGCCTGACCGCCTTAGGGCCCAAATACCAGAAGTACCTGTGGTGGAAGAAATACCTGACCACCATTCAGCTG ATCCAGTTTGTGATGGTGACCACGCACATCTCGCAGTACTTCTTCATACAGGACTGCGCCTACAAGTTCCCCATCTTCATCTACATCATCGGTCTTTACGGcctcatcttcctcttccttttcctcaaCTTCTGGTACCACGCCTACACCAAAGGCAAGCGGCTGCCCAAGGTGCTGCAGGCCCAGATGTGGGCCCACCATTCAAACGGCGTCATGAATGGCAACGCTAACCACACCAAAGAGGAATAA
- the ndufaf2 gene encoding NADH dehydrogenase [ubiquinone] 1 alpha subcomplex assembly factor 2 isoform X1, whose protein sequence is MNKMVGALRRTFGVVREHVGTDHLGNKYYIIPEQKTWTGRLVRAKRMVEASNPAEYEYTEGSIPIEWDAWIRGRRKEAPSVEELMKNEAYREQIKLKATEVEEKDLALRTKEYDEGLVAIPSRTVAAGHAAATSFGKQELSKEPTSTANTFQPGSWRPNPKQEA, encoded by the exons ATGAATAAAATGGTCGGGGCGTTGCGGAGGACGTTCGGCGTGGTACGGGAACACGTCGGCACGGACCACCTGGGGAATAAATATTACATTATCCCCGAACAGAAGACATGGACAG GGAGACTCGTCCGTGCCAAGAGGATGGTGGAGGCCTCAAATCCCGCAGAGTACGAATATACGGAAGGCAGCATACCAATCGAGTGGGACG CTTGGATTCGAGGCAGACGGAAGGAGGCTCCCTCTGTAGAG GAGCTGATGAAGAATGAGGCCTACAGGGAGCAGATCAAGCTGAAGGccacggaagtggaggagaaagACTTGGCCCTGAGAACGAAGGAATACGATGAAGGCCTGGTGGCGATTCCATCCAGGACTGTGGCCGCGGGccatgcggccgccaccagcttTGGCAAGCAGGAGCTCAGCAAGGAGCCCACTAGCACCGCCAACACCTTCCAGCCGGGCTCCTGGCGTCCTAATCCCAAACAGGAAGCCTGA
- the smim15 gene encoding small integral membrane protein 15, translating to MIEMMRAWVQYIVEWCAKDPYGFLTSVLLALTPLFIACALLSWKLAKLIEVRDKEQKRRQRRQENLAKVKRN from the coding sequence ATGATTGAAATGATGCGAGCATGGGTCCAGTACATAGTGGAGTGGTGCGCCAAGGATCCCTACGGCTTCCTGACCAGTGTGTTGCTGGCGCTCACGCCCCTCTTCATCGCTTGTGCGCTGTTGTCGTGGAAACTGGCCAAGCTGATCGAGGTGCGTGACAAGGAGCAGAAGAGGAGGCAGCGGCGTCAGGAGAACCTGGCTAAGGTGAAGAGGAACTAA